Below is a genomic region from Deltaproteobacteria bacterium.
ATTCCAACGGCAGCGAATATTGAAAGCTACGCCCGGATCATTCGGGAAAAATCAATCTTAAGAAAACTTGTCCAGAAGGCGACGGAGATTGTGACGAAGGGGTATTCTCTTACAGGAAACATTGAAGAATATCTGGATAATGCTGAGAAAGAAATTTTCGAGATTGCTCAGAGACGAGTCCGGCAGTCCTTTTTTCCAATAAAAGATATTGTCAAAGAGAGCTTCCGAACCATTGAACAGCTCTATGAAAAGAAAGAGCTGATTACCGGTGTTCCGACCGGATTTCTTGAGCTGGATCGACTCACCGCGGGATTGCAGCGGTCTGATCTTATTGTTGTTGCGGGTCGACCGAGTATGGGGAAGACCGCGTTTGCGATTTGCGTCGCCGCCCATGCCGCTGTTATTCGCAAGATTCCCTCTGCTATTTTCTCCCTGGAAATGTCCAAGGAGCAGCTCGTTCAGAGAATGCTCTGTATGGAAGGGCGGATCGATGGATCGAGACTTCGAGGAGGTTTTTTATCGGAGACCGATTGGCCGAAATTGACACGGGCTGCCGGGACCCTTTCCGAGGCACCACTTTTTATCGATGATTCACCGGCAATTTCTGTCCTTGAGATGCGTGCCAAGGCGAGGAGACTTTTGAAGGAGCATGGGCTTGGTTTGATTGTGGTCGATTATTTACAGCTTATTCGAGGGGTTGGCTTCAAGGAAAGTCGCGAACGGGAAATTTCTGATATTTCACGTTCTCTCAAGGCACTCGCGAAGGAGCTTAACGTTCCGGTTATTGCGATTTCCCAGCTGAATCGGATGGTGGAAAGTCGAAAGCCGCCGATCCCGATCATGGCTGATCTTCGTGAATCAGGGGCTATTGAACAGGATGCGGACCTCATCATGTTTCTCTATCGAGAAGAGGTTTATGATCGCGAAACAGTCAATAAGGGGATCGCGGAGGTTATTATCGGCAAGCAGAGAAATGGCCCGATCGGGAGCGCAAAGCTCGCCTTTTTGACGCAGTTTACCCGGTTTGAGAATTTGGCGAAGGAATAAATCCCCCCTTGCCCCCCTTTTTCAAAGTGGGGGAATTTTGAGGTCAAATTGAAACTGATTGTTGCCACATTAAATCGGGGCAAATTCCGTGAGATCTCGGAGTTTCTTCGAGGGCTTCCTTTACAACTTATCCCGTTTTGGGAATTTCAACAGCTCGAACCGGTGATTGAAGATCAACCGACCTTTCAGGGGAATGCCTTGAAAAAGGCGCGGGCTGTCTTTGGAGAAACTGGTTTGCCTACGTTGGCCGATGACAGCGGATTGGTCGTTGATGCCTTGGGAGGGAGACCGGGTGTTTTTTCAGCACGTTATGCAGGAGAGAAGGCATCAGACGCTGAAAATCTTTCCAAACTTCTTCGCGAGATGGAATCTATTCAAGAAGGGGAGAGGTCAGCCCACTTTGTCTGTGCGATGGTCTTGAGGCTGACCGATGGTCGGGAATTTTTTGTTGAAGAAAGATGCGACGGTGAGATTGCAAGGAAACCTGGAGGGGTTGGAGGCTTCGGTTATGATCCGATCTTCTTTTTGCCGGAGTTTGGTAAGACAATGGCTGAAATCTCACCTGATCTTAAGAATCAGATCAGTCATCGTGGGAAGGCACTTCAAAAAATGAAAAAAATTCTCGTTAATCCTGAGGCGTCCAGCTAACGGACGAGTTGGTCATTGTGTTCCCTGAGGGGTCTTTTACGTTTTGAATCGTGATGGTGTATTGTTGCGGCGCCGAAAGGTTCCCTCGGACATTCCAGGTTTGACTTCCACCGGATCTAGCTGCATTCCCACAAATCGTCGGCCAATCAAGCCCCCACTCAAACACGGTACCGCTGCAGCTGGGGTCTTTAGGGGTGGTACAGCCAGCCTCTCCTTCCACACAGCAATAGGAGAACGATCCAGAACCCTCTGGCGAAGCGGCAGGGGTGTAGGTGGCATTCGCGGTGGTACACTGATCGGAATTAATCGTTTCACTAAAGCAAATGTAAATTGGTTGGCAGATTGATTGATTGAGGTCCCCATTTGCCGGTACAGCTTTACTGACAGTTGGTGCGGTTGTGTCAGCCGCAGCAGCTGTCGTGAAACTGGTGCTGGCGGAGCCGGAGAGGTCATTTCCCGCCGTATCTTTCTGGCCTGAGAAGGTGCAGGTGTAAGTGGTACTTGCTGACAGAGAGCCGCTGATCGCGCAGGAACAACTATTCGAGCTGTAGGTGCAGGAGGATAACGTGATGGAAGGGGAGCAGGATGCATTGGATGTGGAGCATAGACCCGAGTTCATCGTTTCACTGAAATTGGCTTTGATCGAGGAGAGATTTGTTGCCACTCCGGTAGCGTTATTAGCCGGTTCGAACGATGAGACCGTGGGGCTTGTCGTATCGGCCGTCGATCCTGTTGTAAAAGTAACGCTAGGATTCCCTCCGGAAACCGAATTGCCGGCGGCATCGGTCTGACTCGAAAGGGTACAAGTATAGCTTGTATCACTGGTAAGGGAGGAGCTTAAGGTGCAGGTACAGCTATTGTTATCACTATTATAGCTACAGGAAGCAAAGGTGAGTGTAGGACTGCATGAGATATTCGAGGGGGCACATCGAGTTCCATCCATTGCCTCACTAAAGGTGAATGTAAGAGTCGCAAGATTGGTACTCACCCCTGTGGCCCCGTTCGAGGGTTCTGAAGAACTGACTGTGGGACTCGTCGCATCCAGGGCATTGCTGACGTTAAATGTGACAACGACTGTCCTGGGATTGTCTGAGGCGTCTGTGATATTCCAGGTCAGGGTACAACTGGCCCCCAGAGGGAGGTCTTGCTGGAGCGCTGCAGAGAGTACTCGAGTCAAACTGTCGAAGCTCAAATTTCCGAGCGAAATCGATGTTCCTGCACAGACAAGCGTCACGCTGCTTTCAGAGACGTTTACTTCTTCATCGACGGTAATCGAAGCGCGGTTGATGTTAGGGGCGACAGTGGCGTCATCTACAGGGTTTTGTGCCGTGATAGCGGGGGGGGATGAATCTCCGGTGAGGCCCGCAATATCTATCTGTGCTGAACAGGCAACAAGAAAAACAAGACTACTACCGAACAAAACAGAAAAAGCTCTCATTCGTCGAGGCACCACTCTTTCTATCCTATCAGAGGCTTTTTAATTTATAAAGCGCCCATTTTTTGTTGCTTGTGTTTGAAATCGTTGCTAACGTTATGATATTCCAAGAAGATGTCACCAACTTTAAAAGCCGGTCGACGCCTCATTTCCCTTCTCGTCTTTATCTTTGTATTGCTGGCCCCGATCTTTTCTTATGCCACAGCGACACGGTTTAGTGTCTTTCGTGCCTACCCGAGCGCCCTTCATAACGATTTTCAATTTATCTATGGCTCCCAAGGGCTTTTTCACCTGGAGTGGGAGGCAGGAACGCAATTGGATATTGCCTACCGTCCGATGGAGGGGTCGACGCGGACGATTATAGACACCGTTTTTACAGAGCATTTTTTTGCCGGGATCGGTCTCTTCGATTGGTTTTCTCTGGGGGCCGATCTCCCTATCGCCTGGTTTAATCGGTTTCAGCAACCGTCAGGGACAGGGGGATTCGAGAATGCGCTTGATATGGGAGATCTGAGGATCGATTTAAAATTCGAGATCCTTTCCCCCTATCGTTATCCGGTTGGGATCGCTGTTGTCCCTTTTATTCATTTGCCGACGGGCAATGCGCAAAACTTCGTTGGTGATGAATCGATTCTGGGTGGTGGTATCCTTGCCCTCGATGTCGAGTTCGCCCGTCGTTTCGTTCTTGGTCTTAATACGGGGGTAGAAGTTGGGGAAGATATTAATGTCAGCAATATTCAGATCAGCAAGGCGAGGCTTCTTTTGGGTCTTGGAGCAGCGGTGAAATTTACTCCTAAGCTTGATTTTACTCTGGAGGGAATCGCCAAGGGGCCATTGGACCGGTTGTTTGAGGAGGTGGCTGAAAATCCTGTTGAACTGCTGGGCGGACTTCGTTGGAAGGCGGAAAATGGACTCAGTCTCTCGGGGGGATTCGGAGCGGGGCTTGTTTATGGGGCCGGCGCTCCGCGAATCCGGGGGCTTTTAAAGGCCAGCTATGCAGGGTCTACAGAGGCTCATAAGAGAAAACGTCAAAAGATGATGGAGCAAAAATACGGTCTTCCGGAGCAGCCGGCTGTTGAATGGGCTGTCTTTGAGTTGAAGGGGAAATGCCCTGAAAAGCCAGAGGACTTTAATCCAGAAATTCACGATCCAAGTTGTCCAAAATATTATGAGTTAAGTCAGATTGCGTCTTTGAGTCTCTCTTGCCCAAGTCAGGAAGAGGATTTTGATCCGGAGAAACATGACCCTGCCTGTCCCAAGGTGTACGAACTCCGGAAAGATCTCTCAAAAGAGGAATATGCAACTGTCTACGTTTTGGCGGCATCAGACCTTGCCAATCGATGTCCTGAAGACCCATCGCAATTCAATCCCGAGATCCATGATCAGGACTGCCCGAAGTTTTTTGAGTTACGAGAAACGGTTTCGTTGGTCTCTCGGTGCCCTGCTACCGAGGAGGATTTCAATCCAGAAATCCACGATGCTGGTTGCCCGAAGGTTTATTCGTTGAGTCAGGACTATGAGAAAAGTGATATTCAGGCGATTTATTTGTTGGCGGATGCCGATTCCGATCGTGACGGTATTCGGGATCTAGAAGATCGTTGTCCTCAATCCATTGGCGTTGCCGCCTTCTTTGGTTGCCCTGAGGTCAAGATAGAATTTAAGGAGGGTCAGATTATCGGGACAGAGATTCCGATCACATTTGCCTTCGGAAGATCAGAACTGAGTGGGGAGATGGCGAGGGCCTTCAATGAAGTCGCCGAACTTCTCTTGAATCACCCTGAGATTCGGAAGGTTCGTATCGAGGGGCATGCCGATAGCGTCGGAACGGATGCAATGAACCGCTATATTTCGAAGAGGCGTGCCGACCTTGTGAAGGATTATCTCGTCTCTTGTGGGGTGGAATCAGAGAGAATCCATACAGTGGGGATGGGTGAAGAAAAACCGGTTGCACCGAATACCACTGCCGAAGGACGTGCGCAAAACCGCCGGGCGACACTCCTTGTCATCGAGCTTATTCAACAGATGCCGGCTAACGTACCTGTGCCAAGCGAGGTTTCGACACCTCCGTCACCGGTCCAGTAGAGCTTGTTTCTTTGATGATTCCTGTGGTAAGCCACCCCATCTGGCCCTCGAGGAGACCTCGAGCGACGCTGTAAGTCTTGGCATCCTCATTGGACCAGATCTCTTTGAAGGCTCGTTTGATACGTCGTTTCGCAATTCGGCAAAAGAGATCGGCGAGTTGCAGAGGAGTACGATCCGCGTTGTTCTGTTTGGAGAGGGTGATTGCTCGTGAACAACTTGCCGCCATGGCAAAGAGATCGGTTCCGATGTCGACAATCCTCCCAAGAACCTGCTGTCTCCTCTCCAATCTTGCCTGATGAACAGACATGCAATGGAAGATAGTTCGGGCCAAACGGTGACTCGCGTGGTCAACGAAACGGGCGTGACGAGCGAGCGGACCAAAGCTCGCATGTTTTGGCCACAATGACCAGTGGAGCCATTGCTGCGGATACCAGCGCGAATAAAAAGTTCCCATTTTCCCTATCGCCTTCATCTTGGCACTGAAAGGTGATTTTGGGTTAATCAGGGCGCCAGCAACTCGCATATGAGGATCGAGCGCCTCTCGAGCAATAAAGAGCCTCAAAATTTCGCTGGATCCCTCAATCAGCGTGTTGATCCTAAAATCCCTCATCATCCTCTCAATCGGGACCCCTTCTTCCCCTCTTTGTCTTAGTGACTCCGCCGTTTCATAGCCCCTCCCGCCACGGATCTGGAGTGTTTCGTCAATAATCTTCCATCCCTTCTCCGAACAGAAGAGCTTGCACATCGCCGCCTCAAGACGGATGTCCCTGCCACCGAGGTCGACATAGGTAGAGGTAAGCCAGGTGATCGCTTCCATTGCAAAGAGAGTTGCTGACATTTCACCAATCTTCGAGGCGATCGCCTCATGTTTTCCGATCGGGGCTCCCCATTGGACACGCTCATTTGACCATTTTTTCGAAATTTCGAGGGCCAGCTTTGCTGCCCCCACACAGGCGGCTGGCAAGGTTAGTCGT
It encodes:
- the dnaB gene encoding replicative DNA helicase is translated as MGSEEAPRVESLVSKLPPQNLEAEQSVLGGIMIDNEAIHRVVEIVTPDDFYRETHRKVFRCMLELSEEGEPIDLITVCERMRGEGTLEDAGGAAFLSMLVDSIPTAANIESYARIIREKSILRKLVQKATEIVTKGYSLTGNIEEYLDNAEKEIFEIAQRRVRQSFFPIKDIVKESFRTIEQLYEKKELITGVPTGFLELDRLTAGLQRSDLIVVAGRPSMGKTAFAICVAAHAAVIRKIPSAIFSLEMSKEQLVQRMLCMEGRIDGSRLRGGFLSETDWPKLTRAAGTLSEAPLFIDDSPAISVLEMRAKARRLLKEHGLGLIVVDYLQLIRGVGFKESREREISDISRSLKALAKELNVPVIAISQLNRMVESRKPPIPIMADLRESGAIEQDADLIMFLYREEVYDRETVNKGIAEVIIGKQRNGPIGSAKLAFLTQFTRFENLAKE
- a CDS encoding OmpA family protein, producing MSPTLKAGRRLISLLVFIFVLLAPIFSYATATRFSVFRAYPSALHNDFQFIYGSQGLFHLEWEAGTQLDIAYRPMEGSTRTIIDTVFTEHFFAGIGLFDWFSLGADLPIAWFNRFQQPSGTGGFENALDMGDLRIDLKFEILSPYRYPVGIAVVPFIHLPTGNAQNFVGDESILGGGILALDVEFARRFVLGLNTGVEVGEDINVSNIQISKARLLLGLGAAVKFTPKLDFTLEGIAKGPLDRLFEEVAENPVELLGGLRWKAENGLSLSGGFGAGLVYGAGAPRIRGLLKASYAGSTEAHKRKRQKMMEQKYGLPEQPAVEWAVFELKGKCPEKPEDFNPEIHDPSCPKYYELSQIASLSLSCPSQEEDFDPEKHDPACPKVYELRKDLSKEEYATVYVLAASDLANRCPEDPSQFNPEIHDQDCPKFFELRETVSLVSRCPATEEDFNPEIHDAGCPKVYSLSQDYEKSDIQAIYLLADADSDRDGIRDLEDRCPQSIGVAAFFGCPEVKIEFKEGQIIGTEIPITFAFGRSELSGEMARAFNEVAELLLNHPEIRKVRIEGHADSVGTDAMNRYISKRRADLVKDYLVSCGVESERIHTVGMGEEKPVAPNTTAEGRAQNRRATLLVIELIQQMPANVPVPSEVSTPPSPVQ
- a CDS encoding acyl-CoA dehydrogenase family protein, yielding MAQDTITQKEKEAAKEVMEIAEAAREEKWVHPSFVGELFMGRLRTDLIAPYPQQTAEDKKIGDEYLKKVEEFLKKNVDPELHDRTGEIPQAVIKGLIELGCFGMKIPKEYGGLGLSQVNYNRVVQLVTSYCGSVAVWLSAHQSIGVPQPLKLFGTPEQKKKFLPRLVKEISAFALTEPGVGSDPAQMATTATPTEDGKYFTLNGEKLWCTNGPVASLIIVMAKTPSKFVNGKEKKQITAFIVEANSPGIEVVHRCQFMGLRAIQNGLIRFKNVKVPRENILWGEGLGLKLALITLNTGRLTLPAACVGAAKLALEISKKWSNERVQWGAPIGKHEAIASKIGEMSATLFAMEAITWLTSTYVDLGGRDIRLEAAMCKLFCSEKGWKIIDETLQIRGGRGYETAESLRQRGEEGVPIERMMRDFRINTLIEGSSEILRLFIAREALDPHMRVAGALINPKSPFSAKMKAIGKMGTFYSRWYPQQWLHWSLWPKHASFGPLARHARFVDHASHRLARTIFHCMSVHQARLERRQQVLGRIVDIGTDLFAMAASCSRAITLSKQNNADRTPLQLADLFCRIAKRRIKRAFKEIWSNEDAKTYSVARGLLEGQMGWLTTGIIKETSSTGPVTEVSKPRLAQVR
- the rdgB gene encoding RdgB/HAM1 family non-canonical purine NTP pyrophosphatase, with protein sequence MKLIVATLNRGKFREISEFLRGLPLQLIPFWEFQQLEPVIEDQPTFQGNALKKARAVFGETGLPTLADDSGLVVDALGGRPGVFSARYAGEKASDAENLSKLLREMESIQEGERSAHFVCAMVLRLTDGREFFVEERCDGEIARKPGGVGGFGYDPIFFLPEFGKTMAEISPDLKNQISHRGKALQKMKKILVNPEASS
- a CDS encoding Ig-like domain-containing protein, with the protein product MRAFSVLFGSSLVFLVACSAQIDIAGLTGDSSPPAITAQNPVDDATVAPNINRASITVDEEVNVSESSVTLVCAGTSISLGNLSFDSLTRVLSAALQQDLPLGASCTLTWNITDASDNPRTVVVTFNVSNALDATSPTVSSSEPSNGATGVSTNLATLTFTFSEAMDGTRCAPSNISCSPTLTFASCSYNSDNNSCTCTLSSSLTSDTSYTCTLSSQTDAAGNSVSGGNPSVTFTTGSTADTTSPTVSSFEPANNATGVATNLSSIKANFSETMNSGLCSTSNASCSPSITLSSCTYSSNSCSCAISGSLSASTTYTCTFSGQKDTAGNDLSGSASTSFTTAAAADTTAPTVSKAVPANGDLNQSICQPIYICFSETINSDQCTTANATYTPAASPEGSGSFSYCCVEGEAGCTTPKDPSCSGTVFEWGLDWPTICGNAARSGGSQTWNVRGNLSAPQQYTITIQNVKDPSGNTMTNSSVSWTPQD